One Gemmatimonadota bacterium genomic window, AGGAGATCACTGGCGGGCGATGAAGCATGCCGAACTTCCCGGCATGGGACGGGAACTTTTGAGGGAGATGTTGAAGATCCTTCTGGAGGCGGACTTCAAACAGATCGACAATCTGACGCTTATGGGCAAGATCAATCGGGTTGAGGCACCCTGCCAGAGGCTTTATACCACGCGCGAGGAGCTCGAGTTGTTGAGGGGTCGGGATGGAAGATTTGGTTCTTATGCGGAGAAATGCCTGCAGCATCTCAATGCGGGAGAGGAAGTTCCGGATCGTGCGGAATTTCACGTTCAGACGCTCTGGTTGAACCGGGATTTCGCCCTGATCGGCCTCGACGCCGAGCCGCTCCACGCTCTGGGCCGGGCCATAGAGGATTCCGTTGTTCCCAGACAGGCGTTGTTCCTGGGATATACGAATGGCTGCGTTGGCTACGCGATGGATGGGAAGGAGACAGAACGCGGCGGTGGCACGGAGATCGGTACCTATCTTTTCAGGGGATGGTCGGGGCCTCCTGAGCCGGGTCTTGAGAAGGTCCTGGCTGACGCTGTTGTGAAATGAATTGTCTCTCAATACACAAGGAGAAAATGCCATGCGTTTCGGTATTGGCCGCAGGGATATTACCCCGCCGCTTTACACTTATATGCACGGGTACGCGGCAAGGCGAGATACGAACGATGGGGTGAACGATCCCCTGACGTTTACGGCGATTGTGATGGAAGAGGGAGGACAGCGCGCACTATTGGGCGCTGCGGACATTTGCACATTTCCGAATGACGGGAGCGTGCTTGACTTTCTGAAGCAAGTTGGGAAAGCGATTGGATGTCCGGCGGCCAACGTGATGCTCAATGCCTCGCACACCCATGGAGGACCGAGGATACCGGGTTCTTCTCGGTATTGGAGAGACTTTCCTTCGCGAACAGTAGAGGATTACAGAAATCAGCTCTACGCGCAGGTACTGGAGGCCGCCCGCGAGGCTGCGGATAATCTGATGGAAGGGAGCCTCTGGTATGGGGAGGGGAAGACGCGGCTGCCGATGAATCGGCGTCCGGAGCGGGATGGCCGGGTTGTGAATGCGCCGAATCCGGACGGACCGGTGGACGATCGGATGCAGCTTCTGCTTTTCAGAAAGGCCACGGGAGAAGCGGCGGCGGTCGGGGTCAAGGTATCCTGCCATCCAGTTGCCACAGGTGCGCAACATTTGATCACAGCAGATTGGCCGGGGGCATGGCGTGCGGCGTTTTCCAATGTGTTTGGTCCTGATGTGATCCCGTTTTTCCTGCAAGGGGCGGGTGCAGATGCACGCCCTCGACATGTGGCCGAAGGAGACCACTGGCGGGCGATGAAGCACGCCGAACTCGCTAAGATTGGCGATGAACTGCTGGCTGAGACCCTGGCGATCCTCACAGGAATGAATCTCCGTCCAATAGATAATCTGACGCTGCAAGGGAAGATTAACGTTGTGCAGGCTCCATGTGAGAAGCAATATACTACTCGTGAACAACTCGAATCTTTGAAGGGTGAAGGCGGACTTCTGCAGCAGTATGCGAAAGCGGGTCTGGAGCGTCTGGATATGGGAGAAGAGATTCCTGATCAGGTGGCGTTTCAGGTTCAGACGCTGTGGTTGAACCGGGATCTGGCTTTGATCGGTCTGGATGTAGAGCCGCTTTGTGGCCTGGCGAGGACAGTTGAGGAGATAGTTGCGCCAGCGCAGGCGGTTCTTCTGGGATATACGAATGGCTGTGTTGGTTATACCCCCGATACAGAGGAGATGAAGCGCGGGGGGTACGAGACCGGTAGCTATCTGCCCAAGTTATGGTCCGGGCCATTGAAGCCGGGTCTTGAAGATCTGTTTGCGAGTGCTGTTGTTCTCCATGCGGGAAATTAGAAATCTGTGTCAGATAGGAGAAATGACCGATGAAGATCACTGAGGTGGAACCCATCCTGCTCACGGTTGATATGCCGGAAGAGCATCCTTTGCGATGGTCGGGAGGAGAAACAGACAGCGTAAACTGCGCGCTGGTGCGGGTGCATACCGACGAAGGCGTCACCGGTCTGGGAGATTGCTACGGGCCGGGGTTTGTCGCGGGTGAAGCCACGGCTGAGTTGTTCCGCCTGTTCGGGCAGTTTCTCCAGGGCAAAGACCCACGAGACGTGGCCGGGTGTTACGAGATGATGTACCGCCGCATCCTGTACTGGGGTCGGTCCGGGCTGGCAGTAGCAGCGGCCAGTGCGGTCGAGAACGCCCTGTGGGATATTGCGGGGAAAGCGGCCAGCGTGCCGGCATATCGCCTGCTGGGAGGGTTGTGCCACGAGAAGCTGCCAATTTATGCCAGCGGCGGTCTGGAACAGCCTCTGGAGGATCTGAAAGCAGAGATGAGAGCGCATCTTGAAGCGGGGTTTCGAGCCGTGAAGATGCGGATTGGCGTGAATCGGGAACACGATCTGGAACGGGTGGCCGCGTGCAGGGAAGTGCTGGGACCTGAGGTGAAGTTGATGGCGGACGCGGTGATGGGACACAACCCGGATCCGTGGACGGCAGCCGACGCAGTCCGGGTAGCGAAGGCTTTAGAGCCTTACGATTTGTTCTGGTTGGAGGAGCCTTGTTTTGCTGCGGACTACGAGGGCTATGCCCACGTCCGCCGAAATACCTGTATTCCCATTTCGGGCGGTGAGAGTTCGTGCATGCGGTATGAGTTCAAACATTTTTTTGAGCGGCAGGCATTGGATGTGGCCCAGCCGGATGCGTGCCAGGCAGGGGGCATCTTAGAGTGTATGAAGGTGGCTGCGATGGCTGACGCCTATGGTGTAAAAGTGGCGCCCCACGCCTGGGGGACTTCGATCACGGTCGCAGCCAACCTGGCCTGGGCATTTGTCACGCCCAATACCGTGCTTGCCGAGTATCCGACCTGGCATTTCCCGCTCACAGACGCGCTATTTGTGGAAAAACCGCGGATTGAAGATGGGATGGTTTATCCTCCAACAATGCCTGGACTGGGAGTAGAACTTCCGAAAGAGCTGGAGGAAAAGTACCGTTACCGACCGGAAGCTTCCAGGCTGGATATGCGGAGAGAAAGAGAATGAAATTCGGTACTGATGAAGGACGTCTGATCGAGCAATGG contains:
- a CDS encoding mandelate racemase/muconate lactonizing enzyme family protein, yielding MKITEVEPILLTVDMPEEHPLRWSGGETDSVNCALVRVHTDEGVTGLGDCYGPGFVAGEATAELFRLFGQFLQGKDPRDVAGCYEMMYRRILYWGRSGLAVAAASAVENALWDIAGKAASVPAYRLLGGLCHEKLPIYASGGLEQPLEDLKAEMRAHLEAGFRAVKMRIGVNREHDLERVAACREVLGPEVKLMADAVMGHNPDPWTAADAVRVAKALEPYDLFWLEEPCFAADYEGYAHVRRNTCIPISGGESSCMRYEFKHFFERQALDVAQPDACQAGGILECMKVAAMADAYGVKVAPHAWGTSITVAANLAWAFVTPNTVLAEYPTWHFPLTDALFVEKPRIEDGMVYPPTMPGLGVELPKELEEKYRYRPEASRLDMRRERE